In candidate division KSB1 bacterium, a single window of DNA contains:
- a CDS encoding DedA family protein, which yields MNITDTATRTTTKPKHQKPHLVRRLYDWVLHWAHTRYGTPALALLATAESSFFPIPPDPLLMALAMSRPERSLWYAFVCAMSSAAGGAIGYLIGWQLWAVVSDFFFSHVPGFTHEVFNLVAQKYNENAFLAVFTAAFTPIPYKVFTIAGGVFQINFLEFMLASIVGRSMRFFLVAGLIWKFGASIKATIDKYFDWMALGFTTLLILGFVVIKYVL from the coding sequence ATGAACATCACAGACACGGCAACTCGCACGACGACAAAACCGAAACATCAAAAACCGCATTTAGTTCGACGATTGTATGACTGGGTTCTGCATTGGGCGCACACGCGTTATGGAACGCCGGCGCTGGCGCTGTTGGCAACGGCAGAATCCTCGTTCTTTCCCATCCCGCCGGATCCTTTGTTGATGGCACTCGCCATGTCGCGACCGGAACGAAGCTTGTGGTATGCATTTGTTTGCGCGATGAGTTCTGCTGCTGGTGGTGCGATCGGTTATCTCATCGGTTGGCAACTATGGGCCGTCGTCAGTGATTTTTTCTTTTCGCACGTGCCGGGATTTACGCACGAAGTTTTCAACCTCGTGGCACAAAAGTATAACGAGAATGCGTTTCTGGCGGTTTTCACCGCGGCGTTCACGCCGATTCCGTATAAAGTTTTCACCATTGCCGGCGGCGTGTTTCAAATCAATTTTCTGGAATTCATGCTGGCCTCGATTGTCGGCAGATCGATGCGGTTTTTTCTCGTGGCCGGTTTGATTTGGAAATTCGGCGCCAGCATCAAAGCGACGATTGACAAGTATTTTGATTGGATGGCGCTGGGTTTTACGACGTTGTTGATTTTAGGGTTTGTTGTGATCAAATATGTTTTGTAG